In Carboxydocella sporoproducens DSM 16521, a single window of DNA contains:
- a CDS encoding group II intron maturase-specific domain-containing protein has product TPGVFQEIEGWLRRRLRMCVWKQWKRVRTRYRELRALGLPERVVHIMANARKGYWRMSRQLNNALNNAYWQSQGLKSLTERYHRIRQAW; this is encoded by the coding sequence AACGCCGGGCGTATTCCAGGAAATCGAAGGGTGGCTAAGGCGAAGATTGCGGATGTGCGTCTGGAAACAATGGAAACGTGTCCGAACCCGATACCGTGAGCTGCGGGCCCTGGGCCTACCGGAGCGAGTAGTCCATATAATGGCTAATGCCCGTAAAGGCTACTGGCGAATGTCTCGACAATTAAATAACGCCCTGAACAATGCCTACTGGCAAAGTCAGGGCTTGAAGAGTTTGACTGAACGTTATCATCGCATTCGTCAAGCTTGGTGA